One Xenopus tropicalis strain Nigerian chromosome 8, UCB_Xtro_10.0, whole genome shotgun sequence genomic window carries:
- the pdzd11 gene encoding PDZ domain-containing protein 11 → MEGRPNYDEYPYPVVFLPPYENPPAWIPPQERVYNPDYNNELTNFLPRTILLKKPPGAQLGFNIRGGKASQLGIFISKVIPDSDAHKAGLQEGDQVLTVNNVDFQDIEHSKAVEILKTAREIFMQVRYFPYNYQRQKERTVH, encoded by the exons ATGGAAGGCCGCCCCAATTATGATGAATACCCATATCCAGTGGTCTTTCTGCCTCCTTACGAGAATCCACCAGCATGGATCCCCCCGCAGGAG AGAGTTTATAACCCAGATTACAATAATGAACTGACAAATTTTCTCCCTCGGACGATTCTTTTGAAGAAGCCACCTGGAGCACAG CTGGGGTTTAATATCCGAGGAGGGAAGGCATCACAGCTTGGAATCTTTATCTCTAAG GTAATTCCAGACTCAGATGCCCATAAGGCTGGCCTGCAGGAGGGAGACCAGGTGCTGACAGTGAACAATGTGGATTTCCAGGATATTGAGCATAGTAAG GCTGTGGAAATCCTGAAAACTGCAAGAGAAATCTTCATGCAAGTTCGCTACTTTCCGTACA ATTACCAGCGGCAGAAAGAGAGGACAGTGCACTAG